The Gracilinanus agilis isolate LMUSP501 unplaced genomic scaffold, AgileGrace unplaced_scaffold5706, whole genome shotgun sequence DNA window gagagagagagagagagagagagagagagagagagagagagagaggacattttgaagtttaatctacattattgacattttctccatcagtttcttAAGCCTAGGAAATCATCCAGAAAGCCCTGCTTGGTAGCATTGGCCAGGTATCGGTGCTCACACAGAACATTTAACACTGGGCTTGAGAGGCAAACCCTGGCTTCTCTTATGGTGGCCTGTGAAGCCCCTCTCTGATGCCACTCCTCTCCTCCAGGATGGAGCCCCAGGCTGCTGCCCAGCTCGAAAGACAACATGTGCATGAAGTCTATGAAAACACAGCAGCCTATTTCAGCGACCTGCAAGGCAAAGCCTGGCCCCGCGTGTGCCAGTTCCTGCTAGAGCAGAAACCGGGCAGCCTTGTTGCAGACATAGGTAAGGCCGTGGCTCCCAGGGTGAGCGAGGGCTGGCAGGGTTGGGCGGTTGGGCAGAGTGGGAATGCCCATCTGGGCCTCGTCCTCCACATTCTCAGTCGGCCAGGCTTTGGTGAAGACCCCAAGGGAAGGGGGATCCCACTGACGGAGGCAGGCCAGACCCTTTTATTTGGGGGACTCCGAAGCTGAAATCTTGGTAGTCCTCTCACGCTCCTTGCCCTGCCCTGTGAGTCCAGAGACCCAGTTGGACCCTCTCCCACATGCCTTCCATTTTCAGTTGCTGCTCTTGCCAGGATGCCTCTAATCGCACTAAAAACCTAAGCTTGCTGCTGAGAACTTCCTAGCGGATGTTTCAAAGCTGTGACCTGAGGCCGGCCGCAGTGCCTTCTGCCCAGGGGTTCCTACAGAGGGCCCACAGGGGAGGCCCTCATTGTAAGGACTCCTGATTGAGCCTCGGAGGCTAGACGGGTGTTTATTAGGCGGCCATCCCGGGCAGTGCCTGGCCCTTGGCTTGGAGGATCCCAAGAGGAGCCCAGgcacagcccctgccctcaggaagcccTGGCGAGGATGCCTTCCTGCATGCCCTTCATCCACACATCTTTAACCAATAAACTATACACTTAGCCATCCACTCTGCAGGCTTTTCTGTGCCTCAGCACCCATTCTGGTTTGGTATCTGTCACGATCCACGGCATCGGTGAGAATTCTGACGGCACCAGAGAACTCCTCTGGGGGGGAGgtggctgggcctggagtcagaaagacgtcagttcaaatcctgcctccaatacTTACTAGCAGTGCGATACCAGGGAAGTCATTTACCcccttcctgcctcagtttcctcatctgtaaaatggggatcatagcCACACTGGCCTCTGAGGGTTGTTGCGAGGATCGGAGGAGACGCTCTTTGTCAAGCTCTTCTCTCTCCCAGAGCCCGGCACATCACAGGCAGCCTGCAAATACTGATCCCCTTCATCCATTAGAGGCCAAAGAAGAGCCATCCCCGAGGCCGCCCAACAGCTGAGGAGAGAAGCAGCTTGGCTCTGGAGGCTCCCGAGTGGTTGGAACCGAGAACATGTCCGCCGTCCTGGCCCGCTCGGGCTGGTGAAGCCCGCACTCCTCTTGGGGGTGCCCGGCTCCTGCCCCTTAGAGCGTAAGCTCCGGGAGAGCAGCTTTCCTGTTCTGTTTCGGGACCCCTTCTGTCCCTGCACCCTGCCTGGTGCACAGTAGGTGTCTCTCATCGTCACGTAGACAAGGCTTCGGTGACTTGCCTAAAAGCACACGGATAAGAAGTCACAGAGCAGTGGGATTTAGGGAGGGGGACATCCCTGGAGGCCTAGCCTGAGGCTCTTGGGGGGTCCCCCGGACTctgagcactgggcctggagataggaagagccaagttcaaatccagcctcggatacttcctaaccatttgaaccctgggcaaatcccttagctgctctttgcctcagtttcctctactataaaactgggatgataataataataatagcacagacCTCCCGGGGTTATTATTGGGATCCAATGagagaaaaatagtaaaaagCATTTTGCACAGGGTTGTGTCCCTAcacaaatgcttattcccttccttcctcaatccCACCCATCCTTGTTTCAGCCAGACAAGGCTTTATCTTGAGAACTCCTTGCAGTAGCAGGCAAAGTCatcataaaatgatgaaaaaagccTTTCAGGGAATCCAGATGctttttccctttaaaagaaTGGCCAGGTCcccctggaatctctgggtcggATCCTTCCAGAGTGGGCATCAACCTTACTTACTACCAGGAGTTGTGATAGGGGAAGAAGGGAGCAACATGGGCTGGAGGGTCAGGAGTGGAGCCTCCTTGGGACTGATTGTCCAGTGAGGGAACCCCTGACCAGCAATGGGGCATCCTCTACCACCTCTGTCACTCAGAACAACTCACCTATACTCCCTGGACCTCTGCTGGTTTCTGTTTTCAAAGGGTTGAAAAGAGAACTGTGTAATTAGgatctgctccccagaactctaaatcccagcatcccactttccttctcatgttacatccttacattttggagataaagtttgtgtgtgactccatccctctctctcttttcaccaAATCGCAGCTATGGAAGTGGGCTTTTGGGCAGGCAGGAGAACTTACTCATATGGTCTTAttattgttaaataattaggtttgaacttctatttcttttagtttattttctttctacttcgagtgattattaataaactttacaaaatataatacttggagttattggatattaatttaaatctcacAGAACGACTTCTTCAGCACCCTGCCCTTATAAGCACAAGTAGATTCCTTGGAGCATTTTAATCTTTCTAAGTCAGTCCATTGAGCTAAAGATGGAGAGCCCTTGCGGGGGGCCACATGGAATCCAGTTGTAGATAGCCAACTGCCCAGCATCTTCTCTCATGATGTTTATCCATGTGTTTTTCTGAATCCCACCATGAAGAGTGACTATGAACTAGAAGCTGTCCCCTGGAGAATGTTTGGTGGGAGGCTGATCCCATGCATCACCCAAGGATGGGTTCTTCAACCAGATGGGGGGTTGTCATCCCATGTTAAATTATGAAACAGGACAGAATCACACACAACTGCCATCATGAGGAGTTCTTCAGACTCTAGAGACCAATCCAACCAGCAAACACTTGAAGTCCTCCCCAAGAAGAACGGCTGAGGACAACAGTCTCATACAAGTTGTTTGGAAAGCAATGTGGTGTGTACAGTGGAGAGAAGCCTGGGCCCTGACATCAGAGGATGtgattcaaatcctctctctgatCCATAGCTGGAGGAATTTCCTCCTGTGTATGATAAGGGACTTCCACTCTAACCTCTGTGGGTCTATCCAGCTCCAAGTCTAGGACCCTGCAAAAATATGATAGAAGAAGACAACGACTCAAAGGTGGTGCCCCTTTCCCATGGCAGAGGCTCAGCTAGGCTGAGGCATCTGTTCTCAGATGGCCTGGAAAGGCCACTGAGGAGACCCAAGGCGGAGCACCTTTCCAGTCAGTTATTCCCAGAGAAGGCTGCTCTTGCCAGGATTGACAGTGGCACTATTTCCCCTCCCTCAGGACTCGGTGACCTCCTGGATCCGTGTCCTGAGTGACCAACTATTAGTCACCCTTAAGACAAAATTGGGAACAGCAACTGCCTGAGCCTCATGAGAACCAAGGGTCTCCAGATGCTTCCATTCGTGAATGCTCTAGCAGGGGTCATACTGAGGCTGAGAATATCCAAGAGAGATCCTCCGTCATGCAGAAAAGATGATCTGGCCTTTCCCCCAGAGCTGGAAAAATCTGGGTGAGGTGTGCCAAGGGCATGACTTAGGGTTTTTGGAGAGGAGGTGTCAGCCTCTGAGTTGGTTCATCATTCTCCAGGTACCATGGGTAGGAATCTTTGCTGGTCAGTGAGCTGGGGCCGGACAGTGAGACTGGAGCAAGTATTGGGCAGAGTCCTATTTGGAAAGTGCCTCACATGTGCAATGAACCAAAATGGCCATCAGACTCCATCCTAGTCACACTAATGCTCTCCCAGGGAAGACTTGTGGCTGCTTGTGGCTCCCTGTGATGGAGGAACAAGACCCTCAGGGGGCCCAAAGGAGACCGCAAGCAAGAAGCAACCTCAGAGGTGTCCTCATCCAAGGACACACATACACCCTGCAAAGGCCTTGTCAACTCCCACAGCGAGGACCAGTGCTCAAACAGCAGGGACCAGGGCTGCCCAGGCAGAGAAACCCTGGAGGAGTTCTGATCTGCAGGACTGGAAAGAATGCCTTCTCTCCTGATGGAGTCTTGGAAGTGGATGGTGGGTAGCACTGGGGCTGGCATTGGCTACCTGCCAGGCTTCCTTCACTCCTGCTTGTACTTCCTTTCTGAGAGGTTTCATCACTGCTCATGTGGAATTCTGTGCTAGGAATGTGCCACTGGCCACTCATGGGCTTTGGACAAAGACTTAGACTGTCTCATCTGATCCTCCTCTCAGGGACAAATGGAATGTTGGCCTTGAAATCAAGCTTCCAAAGGACTCTGCTGGTGCTTTGAACTGAAACTGAGAAGAAGGCTGGACGATGCTTGAGCTATGGGTGTGTGGTCAAGGCAGGGCAGTTAGCAGACCCCTCTATGTGCCTAGCACGGGGTGGGGggagacaatccctgctctccagGGGCTTCCAGGGGAGACAATGTGCAACAAATGTATGCCAAGGGAGCTACAGATaggagaaatgatgagcagaggAAAGGCCCTGAATTAAGAGGAgctgagaaaggcttcctataggaggTGGGTTTTAGCTGGGgcctaaaggaagccagggaggtgaggaggaaggcATGGGGGACAGGTGAGAGAAGGAGCATCCTATTTGTGGAAAGGCCTAGAGATGAGGGTCCCCAGACTGACGTGTCCCTACTCTGCCCATCCCTGGTCCTATAGTTTTTCTGGcattcccaggtgaggaaactccttctgcaGATGCACGTTGGTGCCTTCAGTAGTTTTTAATCTTggtgctttgcccagggtccccgGGTCATGGCCGAGCCCTAGGTGGCTCTGAAACCAGCTCTCTCCCCCTGGCCATGCTGCTTCTCTGAGACCTCCCTTGGGCACAGTCGTCCAGCATTATCGTGTACCATGACTCACTGGCTCCTTGAAGGGAGGGACCCCTTCTCTTAGATTCAGCTTCTGCCTCCTGATTTACTCCCACTGTGGGAGTCATGTAGGGGCCCTCAGGGCCACACTGAGGCACCCCCGAGACAACCCTCTCCTTATGGCTGGGCTTGTCTTTCACAGGTTGTGGGACTGGGAAGTACCTCCGGGTCAATAGCCAGGTGTACAAGCTGGGCTGTGACTACTGCGGGCCTCTGGTGGACATCGCTCACAGCCGGGGCTGTGAGGTCCTGGTGTGTGACAACCTGCGCCTGCCCTTCCGAGACCACAGCTTCGACGCGGTCATCTCCATCGGtggtgaggaggggagggggacgGGGCCT harbors:
- the LOC123256214 gene encoding probable tRNA methyltransferase 9B codes for the protein MEPQAAAQLERQHVHEVYENTAAYFSDLQGKAWPRVCQFLLEQKPGSLVADIGCGTGKYLRVNSQVYKLGCDYCGPLVDIAHSRGCEVLVCDNLRLPFRDHSFDAVISIGGEEGRGTGPPSSYWIPNPQEVS